One stretch of Bacteroidales bacterium DNA includes these proteins:
- a CDS encoding DUF5723 family protein — protein sequence MRALFTLIVFLSAVLVTSAQEMWGVVNGNYAGALSAQINPGSMVGSKLFQDIQVGSVDLFLQNNYLFIPKEDYRFLNYLSSNSDLPTYGEDEMLFDRRPDWDHKRKQIDQSFRMNGPSVMLAQDHQAFSLYSSARSMTSAWRLPYHLANFIYENLWYSPQHDIEYSGKNFSTVQLTWAELGIGYARILNENSLNRWTAGITVSRVMGYAGAYLYGHSIAYLVRDESDTADVNLTANIHNFNGNIGFSLPIDYDDNDFSSPGGLFRGGGFSTSLGVTYLKLIKNPSKLRYKHRCEQPYEDYRYRMGISLLDLGWITFRENAQEHLFEDVHHYWEYINNTEFHSLNSFMRELSARFYDGDSTRSLVDDRITVFLPTALSAQLDYHFRKKWYVNSTVIIPVMYSIAQVYRPPQVVVTGRYETDDLEISLPVSLYYFTRLRLGLSARFRSFTVGTDHLGGFFHVSDFTGINFYFVIKISFPKESCPGLMKKNPCGSLMFE from the coding sequence GTGAGAGCTTTATTTACCCTGATCGTGTTCTTAAGTGCTGTGTTGGTGACATCCGCCCAGGAGATGTGGGGCGTAGTCAACGGAAATTATGCAGGCGCACTGAGTGCTCAGATCAACCCAGGTTCCATGGTTGGCTCGAAACTTTTCCAGGATATCCAGGTAGGCTCGGTGGATCTTTTCCTCCAGAACAATTATCTTTTCATTCCGAAAGAAGATTACCGGTTTCTTAATTACCTGAGTTCAAATTCCGACCTGCCCACCTACGGTGAGGATGAGATGCTGTTTGACCGGAGACCGGACTGGGACCATAAACGGAAACAGATCGATCAGTCCTTCAGAATGAACGGGCCCTCCGTCATGCTGGCACAGGACCATCAGGCATTTTCTTTATATAGCTCTGCCAGATCGATGACCTCAGCGTGGCGATTACCTTACCACCTGGCTAATTTCATCTATGAAAACCTCTGGTATTCTCCCCAGCATGATATTGAATATAGCGGTAAAAATTTCAGCACGGTTCAGCTGACCTGGGCAGAGCTGGGAATAGGTTATGCCAGGATTCTGAATGAAAATTCATTGAACCGCTGGACAGCAGGGATCACGGTAAGCCGGGTCATGGGATATGCAGGAGCCTATCTGTATGGGCACAGCATTGCGTATCTTGTCAGGGATGAAAGTGATACAGCCGATGTCAACCTGACGGCGAACATCCATAATTTCAATGGCAACATCGGATTCTCATTGCCAATTGACTATGATGACAATGATTTTTCAAGCCCCGGCGGATTATTCCGTGGCGGAGGTTTCTCAACAAGTCTGGGTGTTACGTACCTGAAACTGATTAAAAATCCCTCGAAACTCAGGTACAAACACAGGTGCGAACAGCCATACGAAGATTACCGTTACCGTATGGGCATTTCGCTACTTGACCTGGGATGGATCACCTTCAGGGAGAATGCCCAGGAGCATCTCTTTGAAGATGTCCATCATTACTGGGAATATATTAACAATACGGAGTTCCATAGCCTCAATTCCTTTATGCGCGAGCTCAGTGCACGATTTTATGACGGTGATTCAACGCGCTCGCTGGTTGACGACCGGATCACCGTCTTCCTTCCCACCGCCCTAAGCGCACAGCTGGATTACCATTTCAGAAAAAAGTGGTACGTTAATTCCACGGTCATCATCCCTGTCATGTACAGTATCGCGCAGGTGTACCGTCCACCTCAGGTGGTCGTGACCGGCAGGTATGAGACTGATGATCTGGAGATAAGCCTTCCTGTTTCGCTGTATTATTTCACCAGGCTCAGGTTAGGGCTATCCGCACGATTCAGGAGTTTCACCGTGGGGACGGATCATCTGGGCGGATTTTTTCATGTTTCCGATTTTACAGGAATAAACTTCTATTTTGTTATCAAGATCAGCTTCCCCAAGGAATCCTGCCCGGGTCTCATGAAAAAAAATCCGTGCGGTTCGCTGATGTTCGAATGA
- a CDS encoding copper homeostasis protein CutC, translating to MILEITVNSVTSALLAQEGEADRIELCDNFHEGGTTPGAGSIAKARELLHVGLFVMIRPRGGDFHYSDMEVEIMQSDIQSAKELGVDGVVFGLLNPDGTVDRKRTAELVALSRPLQVTFHRAFDMTPDPFAALEDVIDAGADRILTSGQAPSALEGSAVIASLVKQAGDRISIMAGAGINESNILELCRLTQAAEFHASLRTRRKSGMLFQREGVFLGDPGISVHSFDIAAPSRIARMKRILSGHP from the coding sequence ATGATACTGGAAATAACCGTCAATTCTGTAACATCAGCGTTGCTTGCCCAGGAAGGGGAAGCCGACAGGATCGAATTGTGCGATAACTTCCATGAGGGAGGTACCACACCGGGTGCGGGAAGCATTGCAAAAGCAAGAGAGCTGCTGCATGTTGGTCTTTTTGTGATGATCCGGCCAAGAGGAGGGGATTTCCATTACTCGGACATGGAAGTGGAGATCATGCAGAGCGATATCCAGTCGGCCAAGGAATTGGGAGTGGATGGGGTGGTATTTGGCCTGCTGAATCCCGACGGAACGGTGGACCGTAAAAGGACGGCCGAACTGGTCGCTCTCAGCCGTCCGTTACAGGTCACCTTTCACCGGGCTTTTGACATGACCCCTGATCCTTTCGCAGCGCTGGAAGATGTTATTGATGCGGGAGCTGACCGGATCCTTACGTCGGGCCAGGCGCCGTCCGCCCTTGAAGGAAGTGCAGTCATTGCATCGCTTGTAAAACAGGCAGGTGACCGGATCAGTATCATGGCGGGTGCAGGGATCAATGAAAGCAATATCCTGGAGCTTTGCCGGCTCACGCAGGCTGCGGAGTTTCATGCTTCCCTGCGTACCAGAAGAAAAAGCGGTATGCTGTTTCAGCGGGAGGGTGTCTTTCTGGGGGATCCGGGAATTTCCGTCCATTCGTTCGATATTGCCGCGCCCTCCAGGATTGCCCGGATGAAGAGAATACTGTCAGGTCATCCATAA
- a CDS encoding efflux RND transporter permease subunit: MDKLARNIIKYRWLTIGTVVILTLFLGFQIKNLRLNPDVISSLPDTDPDAALIKQISEEFTVNNMGMVIIETEDIFTKEVLEHVRTLTDTLTLTPGVASVMSLTNVTEIRGDGEGIQIGKLMDEYDLPDTPSELADLKSRVYEKGTYTGNIISEDGSSTVIIFTLAKDSDTKTVAREIKQKTKALNFPEKIYFGGSPMMVTYISDIMIADLKRLIPIAFALIVLILFLGFRSARGVILPLLTTIIAIVWTMGIMALGGFEMSMISSDIPIILLAVGTAYTIHVVNKINQVREKNWKKATLRALKYIIVPVFLAALTTEIGFLSFLIGSYLHMIRDFGIFTALGTFFAFLLSIFFVPAIVSMLPNSMKTTFTLDDRIKKSYLSDNYLAPLHRLLFKHPKYILASWGILLLISLLGTFFIQRSVDIKDYFQKKNPARLAEEIMVEKFGGSKPIFVAFEGNMQDPEVLKTMIRTEEFMKESPYVTSTQSIADLIAQLSFAMGNDRSIPDDQAQIEQLWFLLEGNELIRQFVTDDLTRGIIISKFTASDIKEKKAFGDKMESFIKANETPDCKIQVTGMPFVDVMLDKSLIRSQFRSVTVAIIFVIIILSLILKSFLNGLFASIPIMATILLLFGIMGIAGIPMNIATVLVASVALGIGIDYSIHVISYFNAELKQHHDIRQALDNTIMVSGKAILINVMSVAAGFLVLIFSEFVPLQYFGLLMAISMLGSSQGAMTLLPVILILVNRKKEASIKNKLNERNQ, encoded by the coding sequence ATGGACAAATTGGCCCGGAACATTATCAAGTACAGATGGCTGACCATCGGTACCGTTGTTATCCTGACGCTCTTCCTTGGTTTCCAGATCAAAAATCTCCGCCTGAATCCGGATGTGATCAGTTCGCTTCCCGACACTGACCCGGATGCCGCTCTTATCAAACAGATCAGTGAGGAATTCACGGTGAACAATATGGGGATGGTCATCATTGAAACAGAGGATATTTTCACCAAAGAAGTCCTGGAGCACGTCAGAACCCTAACCGACACGCTTACCCTGACGCCGGGGGTTGCTTCCGTCATGAGCCTGACCAATGTTACAGAAATCCGCGGTGACGGGGAGGGCATCCAGATTGGCAAGCTGATGGATGAATACGATCTGCCTGATACTCCATCCGAACTGGCCGATCTGAAAAGCAGGGTCTATGAAAAGGGAACCTATACCGGCAACATCATCTCCGAGGACGGGAGCAGCACGGTGATCATCTTTACCCTGGCAAAGGACTCCGATACGAAAACCGTTGCCAGGGAGATCAAACAAAAAACAAAAGCGCTGAATTTTCCCGAAAAGATCTATTTCGGCGGGTCGCCCATGATGGTGACCTATATCTCCGATATCATGATCGCTGACCTGAAACGACTGATCCCAATAGCCTTTGCCCTCATTGTCCTGATCCTGTTCCTGGGATTCCGGTCAGCCAGGGGCGTGATCCTGCCCCTGCTTACCACCATCATTGCCATTGTCTGGACGATGGGGATCATGGCGCTTGGAGGATTTGAGATGTCGATGATCTCCAGCGACATTCCCATCATCTTACTCGCCGTGGGCACGGCCTATACCATCCATGTTGTCAATAAGATCAATCAGGTAAGGGAAAAAAACTGGAAAAAGGCGACCCTGCGTGCACTGAAATACATCATCGTGCCTGTCTTTCTGGCTGCCCTGACCACCGAGATCGGATTCCTGTCGTTCTTGATTGGCTCTTACCTCCATATGATCAGGGATTTTGGCATCTTTACGGCCCTGGGAACGTTCTTCGCATTTCTGCTTTCCATATTCTTTGTCCCGGCCATCGTTTCCATGCTGCCCAATTCCATGAAGACCACCTTTACCCTGGATGACAGGATAAAGAAGTCTTATCTTTCCGATAATTACCTGGCTCCCCTGCACCGTTTGTTGTTCAAGCATCCCAAATACATCCTTGCATCCTGGGGTATTCTGTTGCTGATCAGTTTACTGGGAACCTTTTTCATCCAAAGGAGCGTCGATATAAAGGATTATTTCCAAAAGAAAAATCCGGCACGTTTGGCTGAAGAGATCATGGTTGAAAAATTCGGAGGATCCAAACCGATCTTTGTGGCCTTCGAAGGGAATATGCAGGATCCTGAAGTCCTGAAGACCATGATCAGGACGGAGGAATTCATGAAAGAGAGCCCCTACGTGACCTCAACCCAGTCCATTGCCGATCTGATCGCTCAACTGAGCTTTGCCATGGGAAATGACCGGTCCATACCGGATGATCAGGCCCAGATTGAACAACTCTGGTTCCTGCTTGAAGGCAATGAGCTTATCCGGCAATTTGTGACGGATGACCTGACCAGGGGGATCATCATTTCCAAGTTCACGGCTTCGGATATCAAGGAAAAGAAAGCGTTCGGAGATAAAATGGAATCGTTCATTAAGGCCAACGAAACTCCGGACTGCAAAATCCAGGTCACCGGGATGCCCTTCGTGGATGTAATGCTTGACAAAAGCCTGATCAGAAGCCAGTTCCGTAGCGTGACCGTGGCCATCATTTTCGTGATCATCATATTGAGCCTCATCCTGAAGTCATTTCTGAACGGGCTCTTTGCCAGCATTCCGATCATGGCCACCATCCTGCTCCTGTTCGGCATCATGGGCATTGCAGGGATCCCCATGAACATCGCCACGGTCCTGGTGGCCAGTGTGGCTCTGGGGATCGGGATCGATTATTCCATCCATGTGATCTCTTATTTCAACGCTGAGTTAAAGCAACATCATGATATCCGTCAGGCACTGGACAACACCATCATGGTGAGTGGTAAGGCCATCCTTATCAACGTGATGTCGGTTGCAGCCGGATTCCTTGTCCTGATATTTTCTGAATTTGTTCCACTTCAGTATTTCGGACTGCTGATGGCCATCAGTATGCTGGGTTCAAGTCAGGGAGCCATGACCCTGTTACCGGTCATCCTCATTCTTGTCAACCGAAAAAAAGAAGCATCCATTAAAAATAAATTAAATGAACGTAATCAATAG
- a CDS encoding outer membrane lipoprotein-sorting protein, with translation MNVINRTILLFVVIMTVCAVRAYSQDAVSILWKVDKVIFAPKDKQGNVKMILSDKSGNEKVREALMMQKGIDKKLYRYTKPESQVGIATLSLPGEETWLYMPAFGKPKKIDLLTRSQAFTGTDFSYEDMEPRTYSDRFIPKMLETRETEYVLELIPKSAQSEYSKVIAHIHKANSYPVLLEYFDKQKKKIKEATYVYEKIGSYWNAKEVTMTDLRKGHSTRTIMTDVKFDQGLTDDLFTVEKLKQ, from the coding sequence ATGAACGTAATCAATAGAACAATCCTGCTCTTCGTGGTCATAATGACCGTATGCGCCGTAAGAGCATACTCCCAGGACGCCGTTTCCATTCTATGGAAAGTGGATAAAGTGATCTTTGCCCCAAAAGACAAACAGGGAAATGTGAAGATGATCCTGTCGGATAAATCGGGCAATGAGAAAGTTCGTGAAGCCCTCATGATGCAGAAGGGAATCGATAAAAAGCTCTATCGCTACACCAAGCCTGAATCCCAGGTTGGGATTGCTACCCTTTCCTTACCCGGAGAGGAAACCTGGCTGTACATGCCTGCGTTTGGGAAACCCAAAAAAATTGACCTTCTGACCAGAAGCCAGGCATTTACGGGTACTGATTTCTCCTATGAGGATATGGAACCCCGGACCTACTCCGACCGGTTCATCCCCAAAATGCTTGAAACCAGGGAAACCGAGTATGTGCTTGAACTGATCCCGAAATCAGCACAATCAGAATATTCCAAAGTAATAGCTCACATTCACAAGGCCAATTCGTACCCGGTCCTTCTGGAATATTTTGATAAGCAGAAGAAAAAAATCAAGGAAGCTACGTATGTCTATGAGAAGATCGGATCCTACTGGAATGCCAAAGAGGTGACCATGACCGATCTCAGGAAGGGACATTCGACACGGACCATCATGACCGATGTGAAGTTCGACCAAGGTTTAACGGATGATCTGTTCACAGTGGAAAAGCTGAAGCAGTAA
- a CDS encoding glycoside hydrolase family 2 TIM barrel-domain containing protein, which translates to MRFFLVAIGSLLSAICLAQGVLSEWEDPFVVGINKEEPHCTRMPHVNPSSASLNQDIFSAWHQLLNGDWKFNWVERPADRPLDFYRPDFDDSRWKTIPVPGNWEFNGYGVPIYVNIPYEWTTDPQPPSVPRDDNPVGSYRTFFSVPATWMDRQIILHFGAVKSAFYVWVNGKKVGYSEDSKLPAEFNITPYIRQGENLLALEVYRWSTGSYLECQDFWRISGIERDVILYSVPNVHIYDYFIHAALTEDYMDGDFSLDVKIKRYKVIDSHSLSLNVRIYELNKEIPLAVFDEKINLIDDQDDYDVHFEEIIPGIRKWSSETPNLYTLVLALSDLQGNVLERFSSNFGFRTSEIKNGQLLINGVPILIKGVNRHEHDPVTAHVISLESMLKDIELMKQNNINTVRTSHYPNDPAWYDLCDQYGLYVIDEANIESHGMGYMPDRTLGNNPLFMKAHLERVRGMVERDKNHPSVIIWSMGNEAGDGVNFDTCYQWIRNRDASRPVHYERAEYGMNTDIFCPMYDNTWSLKMYVSHRMPRPLILCEYAHSMGNSTGNLQDYWDVIEKYPQLQGGSIWDWVDQGFLVKDKNGNPYYAYGGDFGPPGTPSDGNFCCNGLVSADRTPHPALTEVKKVYQYIQIKPVDITKGVFKVINRHDFIDLDYVDLEYSLLVNGRREAGGRIERPDVPARSEKEFQISPPEGFQGPGRECFLDFSVRIREDQPFRPAGYVVASEQLAFPGERMIPPVKAGEGLRLHLDYQQDDPVVRGNEFRIIFDRKTGTIGSWMFLEQELIKEGPLPNYWRAPTDNDFGNGMERRCAIWKQASSTRTVEGFEVRQISEKVVEVNVAYAFTGSEIHQRVTYTVYASGDIELKSEIDPAAAPLPEMPRFGMKMKVNQALGNLEWYGRGPHENYCDRNTSSFVGIYKSTPEEQYFPYIRPQENGYRTDTRWLTLTDHQGIGLRITGIPLFGFSALPYTIENLDQGTKKNYRHTCDLLPADFYEVMIDHKQMGVGGDDSWGARPHTQYQIPAGKYAYTFRMTPIH; encoded by the coding sequence ATGCGATTCTTTTTAGTGGCCATCGGCAGCCTGCTGTCGGCAATCTGTTTAGCCCAGGGCGTTCTCAGTGAATGGGAAGATCCTTTTGTGGTCGGGATCAACAAAGAGGAACCCCATTGCACACGGATGCCTCACGTGAACCCATCGTCGGCAAGCCTTAACCAGGATATTTTTTCTGCCTGGCATCAATTGCTTAATGGTGACTGGAAGTTCAACTGGGTTGAAAGACCTGCCGACCGGCCCCTGGACTTTTATCGGCCTGATTTCGATGACAGCAGGTGGAAGACCATTCCGGTGCCGGGCAACTGGGAATTCAATGGTTACGGCGTCCCGATCTATGTGAACATACCTTACGAATGGACTACGGATCCACAGCCTCCTTCCGTTCCCCGCGATGATAACCCGGTGGGATCCTACAGGACTTTCTTTTCGGTGCCAGCCACCTGGATGGACCGCCAGATCATCCTGCATTTTGGTGCCGTGAAATCAGCGTTCTATGTTTGGGTCAACGGCAAAAAAGTTGGATACAGTGAGGACAGCAAATTACCAGCCGAGTTTAACATCACTCCGTATATCAGGCAGGGTGAAAATCTTCTTGCTTTGGAGGTTTACCGGTGGTCAACCGGATCCTATCTCGAGTGTCAGGACTTCTGGCGCATCAGCGGGATCGAAAGGGATGTGATCCTGTATTCCGTACCCAATGTTCACATCTATGATTATTTTATTCATGCCGCACTGACCGAAGATTACATGGATGGGGATTTTTCTCTGGATGTGAAGATAAAGAGATACAAGGTCATTGATAGTCATTCATTGTCATTGAATGTCAGGATATATGAGTTAAATAAGGAAATTCCGCTGGCCGTGTTTGATGAAAAAATCAATCTGATAGACGATCAGGATGATTATGATGTTCATTTTGAGGAGATCATCCCCGGGATCAGGAAATGGTCGTCAGAAACGCCGAACCTGTACACCCTTGTCCTTGCGCTGTCCGATCTGCAGGGGAACGTATTGGAACGCTTCAGCAGCAACTTCGGATTCAGGACATCGGAAATCAAAAACGGACAGTTGCTGATAAACGGAGTGCCCATCCTGATCAAGGGGGTAAATCGTCATGAGCATGATCCGGTGACGGCTCATGTGATCTCACTTGAATCGATGCTGAAGGATATTGAGCTGATGAAGCAGAACAATATCAATACGGTACGCACCTCTCATTACCCGAATGATCCTGCCTGGTACGACCTATGCGATCAGTACGGCCTTTATGTGATCGATGAAGCGAATATCGAATCCCACGGTATGGGATACATGCCCGACCGCACGCTGGGTAACAATCCCCTCTTTATGAAGGCTCATCTGGAACGCGTTCGGGGCATGGTGGAACGTGACAAGAACCACCCCTCGGTCATTATCTGGTCGATGGGAAATGAAGCAGGCGACGGAGTGAACTTTGATACCTGCTATCAATGGATCAGGAATCGCGATGCATCCCGTCCCGTTCATTACGAACGTGCTGAATACGGTATGAATACGGATATTTTCTGTCCGATGTACGACAATACCTGGAGCCTCAAAATGTATGTGTCGCACCGCATGCCACGCCCGCTGATCCTTTGCGAATATGCCCATTCAATGGGAAACAGCACAGGGAATCTGCAGGACTACTGGGATGTGATCGAGAAATACCCACAACTGCAGGGAGGGTCCATCTGGGATTGGGTCGACCAGGGATTTCTGGTGAAGGATAAGAATGGGAATCCCTATTATGCCTATGGCGGTGACTTTGGCCCTCCGGGAACTCCAAGTGACGGGAATTTTTGCTGCAACGGGCTGGTATCGGCCGACAGGACACCCCATCCTGCACTAACTGAGGTGAAAAAGGTGTACCAGTATATTCAAATCAAACCGGTTGACATCACCAAAGGTGTTTTCAAGGTGATCAACAGGCATGATTTTATTGATCTGGATTATGTTGACCTTGAATATTCCCTGCTGGTAAACGGGAGGCGGGAGGCGGGAGGCAGGATCGAACGACCTGATGTACCTGCGCGCAGCGAAAAGGAATTTCAGATTTCCCCTCCTGAAGGTTTTCAGGGCCCCGGCAGGGAATGCTTTCTGGATTTCAGCGTCAGGATTCGGGAAGACCAGCCTTTCAGGCCTGCAGGCTATGTCGTGGCCTCGGAGCAGCTGGCATTTCCCGGCGAACGGATGATCCCCCCGGTCAAAGCCGGTGAAGGGCTCCGCCTCCATCTCGATTACCAGCAGGATGATCCCGTTGTTCGTGGTAATGAATTCAGGATCATCTTTGACAGGAAAACAGGTACGATTGGTTCCTGGATGTTTCTTGAACAGGAACTGATCAAAGAGGGCCCCCTTCCCAATTACTGGCGTGCACCAACGGATAATGACTTCGGCAACGGTATGGAAAGACGGTGTGCCATCTGGAAACAGGCCAGCAGTACGCGCACGGTCGAAGGATTTGAGGTAAGACAGATTAGCGAAAAGGTGGTGGAGGTCAACGTTGCCTATGCATTCACCGGAAGTGAAATTCATCAGCGGGTGACGTACACGGTTTACGCTTCCGGAGACATCGAATTAAAAAGTGAAATCGATCCTGCAGCCGCACCTCTTCCTGAAATGCCAAGATTCGGGATGAAGATGAAAGTGAATCAAGCTCTCGGAAACCTTGAATGGTATGGCAGAGGTCCCCACGAAAATTATTGCGACCGGAATACTTCGTCATTCGTAGGAATCTATAAAAGCACTCCCGAGGAGCAGTATTTTCCCTACATACGCCCTCAGGAAAATGGTTACAGGACCGATACGCGCTGGCTGACACTGACCGATCACCAGGGTATTGGACTCAGGATCACAGGGATACCCCTGTTTGGTTTTTCAGCGCTGCCTTATACCATTGAAAACCTCGACCAGGGTACAAAGAAAAATTACAGGCATACCTGCGACTTGCTACCTGCAGATTTTTATGAGGTGATGATCGATCACAAACAGATGGGCGTCGGTGGTGATGACAGCTGGGGAGCAAGGCCACATACTCAGTATCAGATACCTGCAGGGAAATATGCATACACTTTCCGGATGACACCGATTCATTGA
- a CDS encoding AMP-binding protein encodes MEKQQTLTFPSLFAETVRQHPDKNALAFAGEKPITYTELNEQIQALIAFLEKLQIHPGDKVAILSTNMPNWGALYLAITFMGAVAVPLLPDFHPGEIENILKHSGTKAIFASHGLLAKLEGINAPSLEMQSCLEDFTICPSCNSFVRYDPSARPSRDYPVKEDDLAALIYTSGTTGRSKGVMLTHRNICFTAQKSRVVQYVDEGDRFLSVLPLSHTYENTIGFILPMICGACVYYLDKPPSPSILLPALQQVKPTMMLTVPLIIEKIYRNRILTTFTSKKLMKAIYGIPFFRKKLNLLAGKKLKKTFGGHLKFYGIGGAKLDPVVEKFLIEARFPYAIGYGLTETSPLLAGVNPGNVRLESTGPAIEGVELTIHDPDPHTGKGEIWARGPNVMTGYYKEPELTRQVITSDGWFRTGDLGTFDKDGFLYIKGRSKNVIVMPGGENIYPEEIESVINNFHFVVESLVVENKGKLVALVHFNQEELEKKYQYLKEEVRNYVEKRKEELSKELHAYVNARVNKFSRVQSVVSYPQPFQKTASQKIKRFLYIEMTT; translated from the coding sequence ATGGAAAAGCAGCAAACCTTGACCTTCCCTTCACTCTTTGCGGAAACGGTCAGACAGCATCCTGATAAAAATGCGCTGGCATTTGCAGGAGAAAAACCCATCACCTACACTGAACTCAACGAACAGATTCAGGCTCTGATCGCATTTCTTGAAAAACTTCAGATTCATCCCGGGGACAAGGTTGCCATTCTGAGCACCAACATGCCAAACTGGGGGGCGCTCTACCTTGCCATCACGTTTATGGGAGCAGTGGCGGTGCCCCTGCTGCCTGATTTCCACCCCGGCGAGATCGAAAATATCCTGAAGCATTCAGGTACCAAAGCAATTTTTGCATCCCACGGCCTGCTGGCCAAACTTGAGGGGATCAATGCTCCATCTCTTGAAATGCAGAGCTGCCTGGAAGATTTCACCATCTGCCCGTCCTGCAACAGCTTTGTTCGCTATGATCCTTCAGCCAGGCCTTCCAGAGACTACCCGGTAAAAGAGGACGATCTGGCCGCACTGATCTATACGTCGGGAACAACCGGCAGGTCAAAGGGCGTGATGCTGACTCACCGGAATATTTGTTTTACTGCCCAAAAAAGCAGGGTGGTTCAATATGTGGACGAGGGCGACCGTTTTCTTTCCGTGCTGCCACTTTCACATACCTACGAAAATACGATTGGGTTCATATTGCCAATGATATGCGGAGCATGCGTTTATTATCTCGACAAGCCTCCCTCACCCTCCATACTGCTTCCTGCCCTTCAGCAGGTAAAGCCTACCATGATGCTCACGGTTCCTCTGATCATCGAGAAAATTTACCGTAACCGGATCCTTACCACTTTCACCTCAAAAAAGTTGATGAAGGCCATTTATGGGATCCCATTCTTTCGAAAAAAATTGAACTTGTTGGCTGGGAAGAAGCTGAAAAAGACCTTTGGTGGCCACCTGAAATTTTATGGTATCGGGGGGGCCAAACTGGATCCGGTTGTTGAGAAGTTCCTGATTGAAGCCAGGTTTCCCTATGCGATCGGATATGGCCTGACAGAGACGTCACCCCTGCTGGCAGGAGTCAATCCGGGGAATGTCCGTCTGGAATCGACCGGCCCGGCCATCGAAGGAGTGGAACTCACAATCCATGACCCTGATCCGCATACCGGAAAAGGTGAAATATGGGCAAGGGGACCCAATGTAATGACGGGCTATTATAAAGAACCTGAACTGACACGTCAGGTCATCACCTCCGACGGCTGGTTCAGGACCGGAGACCTGGGAACGTTTGATAAAGATGGTTTTCTGTACATTAAAGGCCGGTCAAAAAATGTGATCGTAATGCCTGGAGGCGAAAATATTTATCCGGAGGAGATCGAATCGGTGATCAATAATTTTCATTTTGTTGTTGAATCACTGGTGGTGGAGAATAAAGGGAAGCTGGTTGCCCTTGTCCATTTCAACCAGGAGGAGCTGGAGAAAAAATACCAGTATTTGAAGGAAGAAGTCAGAAATTATGTTGAAAAGAGAAAAGAAGAACTCAGCAAAGAGCTCCACGCTTATGTAAACGCACGGGTTAATAAATTTTCCCGTGTACAGTCGGTCGTTTCTTACCCTCAACCTTTTCAGAAGACAGCCTCGCAAAAAATCAAGCGGTTTCTGTACATTGAAATGACTACCTGA